In Salinigranum marinum, one DNA window encodes the following:
- a CDS encoding DedA family protein translates to MVTVQALTDGIIAFVEAYGYLALFVFIVLETAWIIHFAPSEVVIPFAAAYLVSTPTEFALFVVVGTVGAVIGSLLAYYLFGVNGDRILQRYGHVLRVPESEVERSKAWFRRWGEGLMFWGRVVPVLRTPISVPAGFARMDLQRFTVYSFGGWAIYNAALVWLVYSGSGERAPIDYVLGPLSRTVESNPAVVAALAVVASAGAVAWWLRRERAV, encoded by the coding sequence GTGGTCACGGTCCAGGCGCTCACCGACGGGATCATCGCCTTCGTCGAGGCGTACGGCTACCTCGCGCTGTTCGTCTTCATCGTGCTCGAGACGGCGTGGATCATCCACTTCGCCCCCTCGGAGGTCGTCATCCCGTTCGCCGCGGCGTATCTGGTCTCGACCCCGACGGAGTTCGCGCTGTTCGTCGTCGTCGGGACCGTCGGGGCCGTGATCGGGAGCCTGCTGGCGTACTACCTCTTCGGCGTCAACGGCGACCGGATCCTCCAGCGGTACGGCCACGTTCTCAGAGTCCCCGAGTCGGAGGTCGAACGGAGCAAGGCGTGGTTCCGTCGCTGGGGCGAGGGACTCATGTTCTGGGGACGGGTCGTCCCCGTCCTCCGGACGCCGATCTCGGTGCCCGCCGGCTTCGCCCGCATGGACCTCCAGCGGTTCACCGTCTACTCCTTCGGTGGCTGGGCGATCTACAACGCGGCGCTGGTGTGGCTCGTCTACTCGGGCAGCGGCGAGCGCGCGCCCATCGACTACGTCCTCGGGCCGCTGTCGCGGACGGTGGAGTCGAACCCCGCGGTCGTCGCCGCCCTCGCGGTCGTCGCGAGCGCGGGCGCGGTCGCGTGGTGGCTCCGACGCGAGCGGGCCGTCTGA
- a CDS encoding phosphatase PAP2 family protein encodes MRGLGELAVVAEFPPVVVELFGLLTRLGDPWALLGGLALLYAVADRIGLDRRRVGFVFATAFVALGVTLALKSTFALPRPPGALEDGYGFPSGHALGATVVWGTAAVALDVGRRRRRLALAASVVPVVAASRVVIGVHYLVDVVVGTAVGLALVGVVLAATWRDRGQPPTHAAVDRVFAIAAAAALVALFLSGSVNTLLTVGGALGGWVGWRAVEPTVASVGPSLSPRGTAVATVGLPVVLGGLLSVGAAAEASAIPDLLTMGLAGGCVGLLFVLPRVAARLVE; translated from the coding sequence ATGCGCGGACTCGGTGAACTCGCAGTCGTTGCTGAGTTCCCCCCTGTCGTCGTCGAACTGTTCGGCCTCCTCACCCGCCTCGGCGACCCGTGGGCGCTCCTCGGCGGCCTCGCCCTGCTGTACGCCGTCGCCGACCGGATCGGGCTCGACCGGCGTCGCGTCGGGTTCGTCTTCGCCACCGCCTTCGTCGCCCTCGGGGTGACGCTCGCGCTGAAGTCCACCTTCGCGCTCCCGCGTCCCCCCGGCGCGCTCGAAGACGGCTACGGCTTCCCGAGCGGCCACGCTCTCGGGGCGACCGTCGTGTGGGGGACGGCCGCGGTCGCGCTCGACGTCGGGCGTCGTCGCCGCCGTCTCGCCCTCGCGGCGAGCGTGGTCCCCGTCGTCGCCGCCTCCCGCGTCGTCATCGGCGTCCACTACCTCGTCGACGTCGTCGTCGGCACCGCCGTGGGACTCGCCCTCGTCGGCGTCGTCCTCGCGGCCACGTGGCGCGACCGCGGCCAGCCACCCACCCACGCCGCCGTCGACCGGGTGTTCGCCATCGCCGCCGCTGCCGCCCTCGTCGCCCTCTTCCTGTCGGGCTCCGTGAACACGCTCCTGACCGTCGGCGGAGCGCTCGGCGGGTGGGTCGGCTGGCGCGCCGTCGAACCGACGGTCGCGTCCGTCGGCCCGTCGCTCTCCCCGCGCGGGACGGCGGTCGCGACCGTCGGCCTCCCGGTCGTCCTCGGGGGCCTCCTCTCGGTCGGTGCCGCCGCGGAGGCGTCGGCCATCCCCGACCTGCTGACGATGGGGCTCGCCGGCGGGTGCGTCGGGCTGCTGTTCGTGCTACCGCGCGTAGCCGCACGGCTCGTCGAGTGA
- a CDS encoding YihY/virulence factor BrkB family protein, which translates to MSTLSRTQTARAVVNTVRDKEVTFLAASISYYILVSLVPLLVLALVAAALVGGETFSARVMAFVRANLPAGEGLVSQALGNQTSQGGLGLLSLLLTVWGALKVFRGLDTAFGRIYAVAARGIVDQLKDGAAALASIGVGVAGVLVLGSLIAVIDSVVVGLLGPFLLLGTLVVAFLPLYYILPDADVTVREVLPGTVFAAVGWSVLGTGFGIYAQEVGGSVAGALGALLLLMTWFYLSGILILTGAVINAVTGGRTGGGDENRDRQVQHPGDRRDRSTEMSEGETERHETIEPRGAPDISELEDRVEELRADLDDFERDVDDRTLPKADVEAELKRYVRRRMRRGKARGWGPYLVLLYGTVMTLGAFFFLDGVWAIVAMLVLFLSTLGLYTLFLIVGIGFNVLSVPGKAADAVRDRRS; encoded by the coding sequence ATGTCCACGCTCTCTCGGACGCAGACCGCACGGGCCGTCGTGAACACGGTCCGCGACAAGGAGGTGACGTTCCTCGCGGCGAGCATCTCCTACTACATCCTCGTCTCGCTCGTCCCCCTGTTGGTGTTGGCGCTCGTCGCCGCCGCGCTCGTCGGCGGGGAGACGTTCAGCGCACGGGTCATGGCCTTCGTCCGCGCCAACCTGCCGGCGGGTGAGGGGCTCGTCTCCCAGGCGCTCGGCAACCAGACCTCACAGGGTGGGCTCGGTCTGTTGAGCCTGCTGCTGACCGTCTGGGGGGCGCTCAAAGTGTTCCGCGGACTCGACACGGCGTTCGGTCGGATCTACGCCGTCGCCGCGCGCGGGATCGTCGACCAGCTGAAAGACGGCGCGGCCGCACTCGCGTCGATCGGGGTCGGGGTCGCCGGGGTGTTGGTGCTGGGGAGCCTCATCGCGGTGATCGACTCCGTCGTCGTCGGACTGCTCGGGCCGTTCCTCCTCCTGGGAACGCTCGTCGTCGCCTTCCTCCCACTCTACTACATCCTCCCGGACGCCGACGTCACCGTCCGTGAGGTGCTCCCGGGGACGGTGTTCGCCGCGGTGGGCTGGTCGGTCCTCGGCACGGGGTTCGGCATCTACGCCCAGGAGGTCGGCGGGAGCGTCGCCGGCGCGCTCGGCGCGCTGCTCCTCCTGATGACGTGGTTTTATCTCTCGGGCATCCTCATCCTCACCGGTGCGGTCATCAACGCCGTCACGGGCGGCCGGACGGGCGGGGGAGACGAGAACCGGGACCGGCAGGTACAACACCCGGGAGACCGACGTGACAGATCGACGGAAATGAGCGAGGGCGAGACAGAACGGCACGAGACCATCGAACCGCGCGGCGCACCCGACATCTCCGAACTCGAAGATCGGGTCGAGGAGTTGCGAGCCGACCTCGACGACTTCGAACGGGACGTCGACGACCGGACGCTCCCGAAGGCGGACGTCGAGGCGGAGCTGAAACGCTACGTCCGCCGTCGGATGCGCCGCGGCAAGGCCCGCGGTTGGGGGCCGTACCTCGTGCTCCTCTACGGAACGGTGATGACGCTCGGGGCCTTCTTCTTCCTCGACGGGGTCTGGGCCATCGTCGCCATGCTCGTCCTCTTCCTCTCCACGCTGGGACTGTACACCCTCTTTCTCATCGTCGGGATCGGGTTCAACGTCCTCTCTGTCCCCGGCAAGGCCGCCGACGCGGTGCGTGACCGCCGGAGCTGA
- a CDS encoding spondin domain-containing protein, whose amino-acid sequence MTDDGTSAPNRRRFLRLGGGALLAGLAGCAGGSGGDTTPTESAMTESGTSGTEMSDGQMTESEMTDADMDGEGMTESGMDDQEMTESEMTDGPMDGSAVQRFRVRIENVSTGSTIRTMEASVAVPLSPGLFAVHTEPGVLFERGGAASEGLERLAEDGMPGRLAESLGGMETAAASAAFDTPAGAASAGPLAPGDAYEFEIEGGHDARLSFATMFVQSNDLFYAPDPAGIALFADGEPIDGDVTERVTLWDAGTEVNEEPGTGPNQAPRQSGPDTGDEEMAGVRPIAEVDDGFSYPAVADVIDVTVTPQG is encoded by the coding sequence ATGACCGACGACGGTACCAGTGCCCCGAACAGGCGACGCTTCTTACGACTCGGTGGCGGCGCGCTACTGGCCGGCCTGGCCGGCTGTGCCGGCGGGAGCGGTGGCGACACCACCCCGACGGAGTCGGCGATGACCGAGTCAGGAACGAGCGGCACCGAGATGAGCGACGGGCAGATGACCGAGTCGGAGATGACCGACGCCGACATGGACGGCGAGGGGATGACCGAGTCCGGGATGGACGACCAAGAGATGACCGAGTCGGAGATGACCGACGGGCCGATGGACGGCTCGGCCGTCCAGCGTTTCCGGGTTCGGATCGAGAACGTCTCGACGGGGAGTACGATCCGGACGATGGAGGCGAGCGTGGCCGTCCCCCTCTCGCCGGGGCTGTTCGCGGTCCACACGGAGCCGGGCGTCCTTTTCGAGCGAGGCGGGGCCGCGAGCGAGGGGCTCGAACGGCTCGCCGAGGACGGGATGCCCGGCAGGCTGGCCGAGTCGCTCGGCGGGATGGAGACGGCGGCGGCCAGCGCGGCGTTCGACACACCCGCGGGGGCCGCCTCGGCCGGTCCACTCGCACCCGGCGACGCCTACGAGTTCGAGATCGAGGGCGGGCACGACGCACGGCTCTCGTTCGCGACGATGTTCGTCCAGTCGAACGACCTCTTCTACGCGCCCGATCCGGCGGGGATCGCGCTCTTCGCGGACGGCGAGCCGATCGACGGCGACGTGACCGAGCGGGTGACGCTGTGGGACGCCGGAACGGAAGTCAACGAGGAGCCGGGGACGGGCCCGAACCAGGCACCGCGACAGTCCGGCCCCGACACGGGCGACGAGGAAATGGCCGGCGTCAGACCGATCGCCGAGGTGGACGACGGCTTCAGCTACCCCGCAGTCGCGGACGTGATCGACGTAACCGTGACGCCGCAGGGCTGA